The genomic interval GAAACCAAAGGAGTTACCCACGGCCTTCAAGTCCAGAGTGTGTACGTCAAAGATCTGCTTCAGCGAATGGGATTCGTAGGCCCGAACATAGGCCTTAAATGCCTCCTTGGCGCTCAAGTTCAAGAAATAGTTCTTGGCCACGAGCTTCTCCAACTGGGGTTGGATATTGGACACTTTGCTCCAACTGAACTCGAACTCGTTCAGGGGTACATTGGCTTGCTTCAGATATCGAAGGAACCCCAATTCTTCCGGTCGAAGAATCAATAACGCGTGGCCCTTTCCACCCTCACCTCGAGCGGTACGTCCTACACGATGGATATATTCCTAGGATAAAGATATACGTATTAAGAATGAGTTGTCACTTACAAGCGTTATTTTATATGACAATATAAGATAGGTAGATAACAAGACATTTTAAATGGTATATCGTCTCTTCTCCGAGAAATAAATGGTTGATCTACTCAATGCATTTGAAGTAGATTTTGACGATATGACTCATACATTTGCAAACTGCCTTGATCAGTCGCTTCAAATCATTCGACCTTCTTTTTTAACCGTCAGAGACATATGACTGAATTTTCATCTTGTGAGATCACTTCATGGGTATCTCCCACAATGTCCATACCTTGGGGTCATCTGGAGGGTCAAATTGGACAATCCAATCTACATCGGGGATATCCAAACCTCTGGCAGCCACGTCTGTGCACAAAAGAATCCCGGTGTCTGCATTGCAGAACTGGAAAAAGGTTGTGGTtcgtttggtttgtttttgcttGCCCTGTAAATGTAAGTGGGTGTTGATATTTCATTAAGACCAAACGACGACCAAAACAATATTCATCTCCTTGAGCTCTTACGTGAATGCACATGACGGGCAAGTCAATGTAATTGAATAGCTCGTTGTGGTATTTCACCGACATGCAAGATGAAAAGAACACCATGACCTTCTTCTTGCGATTCTTCTTCAAGAAGGTGAACAACAAAAGAAGCCGTTTCTCTGAAGGACAGATCACGTATCCTTGCTCCAGTCCCATAACAGTGGCCGCTCCATCGGCCGCGCGATCCTCCAACCCAATGTAAATGGGCTCTTTCTTCAAGGCCACCTTTATCAAGTCCTCGGTCTTCTTGGTGGTGGTAGCACTGAACAGCATGGTCTGGCGCTTTTCTGAAATGGACCAATTAGGGAATCCAGAATTCGTTTCCTAGCACAATTGGGGATTGTGCACACTTACTCGGTAACAAGCGAATGATCTTCTTCATCTCCTCCTCGAATCCGACATCCAGGATTCGATCCGCTTCGTCAATGATCAGACATTGGAGGTTCTTTACCATAAAATTCTTGGTGTTCTGCAAGTGATCCAATAACCGTCCAGGGGTGGCCACCAAGATATTAATCCCCTTCTCGAGTTTCTGGGCCTCAGCATTGCGGTTGGCTCCGCCCATGATCAACCCATAGGTGTGGTAATGGTGCTTGAGCAATTCGCGGAGCACGCCAAAGGTCTGCATGGACAACTCACGGGTGGGTGAAATGATGACGACACCGGTGCCATTCCGAGGCATGAACTTGAGCTTGTTAATGAGCTCCACGGCGGGAATGAGGAAAGAGAGCGTCTTGCCAGATCCAGTTTTGGCCGCTCCGACCAAGTCTCGGCCTTCCAGGAGATGAGGAATGGTCTTGGCTTGAATGGCCGTCATGTGAGTGAAACCCATTTCCTCCACACCTTTCAAGGTGGCTTCTGATACGTGATCAGTCAAAGAAGCGAACGACGTGTCGGACAAGATACCGAGCTTGGTTCCGGGCACTacaaagggaaagaaagacaaCTTTGATAACTTTATAGGGTGAGAAGTGAAATTTGTTACCATACTAAATACTCTGATGGAGCGAAGGGATCCGAACCCAGTCCCACGTGATTTTGATTATCTTTGAGGCAAAATATACCATATTTCCTACCGATACGACTACCCACATTACTCAAGGTGCCCGATTTTCACTCACATTTCTCATGGTCGGGGGCTTCATCCGGGGTCTCGAGGGGCGGAGCGGTCTCGGCCGAGTCAGCTAGTTTAGCGTGGACTGAAGTTGGCTGGCCTATTCAACGGAAAACGCTTCTTGAATCCCAAGTCACTCGTCATAACCCCGACTCACTTGACACTCACCATTCGTTGTCGCCTTCTGATCTTTTTTCGACTTCTTTTTCAGGGGTGAAGCGGGCGGTTCGGCCGTCGGGTGTTGACGCTTGGGACCGCCATTGACCACGGCCGCTCCCTGCGGGTCCAGCTCTTCCATCTCCGAATCCGAATCGTCTTCATTGACGGTCGAAACTGCAATCCAATATCAATCAAGGATGAATGAGCTGCTCGAGTAAAGGACATCACACCACACCCTCCTCGCCCGCCTTCTTGGTAGGCCGGTAGATGTATCAGGGTCAGACCCGATGGGTAGTTCCTAACTCAGCGGTGGATGGGAGTGGAGTCGGGCCCCGGGCTATCCACCCACTTACCTGCCAACTGGGCTACGGGCTGGACTGCGGGCTGGGCTTCCCGCTGCTTCAGTACTTTGAGCTTctgcttctccttcttctgGAGCTTGCGCTTGAGAATCTTATCGGGCAAGGCCATGCTTCTCCAATCTTTGTCGTGGGCCTACCACTAATTTCCACCACACCGGGAATACGGACGGGAGGTTGGGCCACGGCTGGACCACGGTTGGGACACGGTCGAGACTCGACCACGTTGTGAGTCTGACGTTCGAGTTAGTGCTAGATGGCCTGATCCAATATttgttgaccaaatttgataCCACGTTGTCAGGGTGACTCTAGCTGGCCTGCGTCCAAGAGGGGAGAATCGAAAAAAATCACGGAAGTTGGTCATCGGAGGTGACAAATTCACTTTTTCGGCGATGGGGAAGATGATTAGCCTTGATGGCGTACAGTAACATCGGGCCCTAGTTACCACGTCTGGCCTGGTTTCACCCGTCCAACTGCTAATGTACAGACTAGCTTAGTAAGCTGCTGGCCACCTCATTTAACAATGTAGTGAATTCATCACAGGCATCATCAGGGAATCCGATGACCGTCACCCCGCTTCGTGCGGAAGTCAAATATAGATAATTGCGCAACCTCTAAAACGATCCTGGTTGAGAAAAAGGGACTAAGAACCGAACCCTGCCGCACTTTCGGACTACTCGTGAGCCcaatcatgaaccactgaaaattatcatcaattcCATCAAGCAGGGACGTAGCTTGagccatagaccactgaaaattatggacatATCTCGATCACCAAGACTAATCATCAGGGCTGCgccattagtcttgtcatgtttcaGGTTcgtccatagctttcttgaagctcaagaaaacgcaattttcaacacatATCAAGTAATATCATGATTAACAAATCGGACCACAGTTTCTAAAgacagcctaaaggtaatAGCGGCTGAATTGGGTTTTGGTTAagactagtcttggtcgaggtacgtccatagttttcagtggtctatggccCAATACATTTGGATTGTGTCTGGTGAGTCGAGGCGAAACAAGTAGTTCACTTCACTTTGAACCTGGTGGAAGAGAAAATTAAAGCAAACTTTGCAGTACTATTCTCAAATTTGCACAAAGcgaaaaaatgccaacaattcaatattttgatgagcTGCGCCAACATTATTTCATATGACTATGATGTGCGGGGCTTGAACTGTTACTCTTTAGGAAAAAAGCtacgcgttaccgttaccgatACCGCTACCTTTCCAGAAAAAGATGGCTGAAATCGTTTTAAACGATTTTTTAACAGTTAGGAATTATGACCTGAAACAAAGTTTTCcttccatggtttgaaaaaattgaacattagACAAGTATTCCAGGGgtttgacgagaggaaaatcagggttacattttgaggatTTTCTGTCATGCACCAAGTAATGTCATCTGTGACAGAGAATATAAATTTATGACCCAAGTCGCAGCCTCCCGATCCAGtgatcatttctttgattCCATCACTAGCAGATAAGTCACTGCATTTGAGACGGACCTTTAAAAGCATCGGGGAGGAAATATTTACCcattatttctttcatttgtttaaGCAGGAAGAAAGTAACGGCAATCTTCGTGGTAAATAAGCTTGGGTTTTACCCAAAATAGGCTAAATTGCAGAATCTAGGGCGGAAGCGTAGCGAAGCGGGCGGAAGCGAAGCCTTATATTGGAATGAATTCCTATTCTCTTCCGCTATTTTCTATCAACattcatgtttaaaagtaCAAAAGCTGATCAAGAAAGCCTTTAGCACTGAATGAATCAGGCTTTCTACAACCCTTttgttattcatttgattttgcaaagttATTCTGCCTCAAAATTAGTAGATTTTGCTCCTTAACTCAAGGCATAGGTTTCCATCTTTCAAACTACCCTCAAGGGTTCCCAAAGCTACAGTTTTGACTTTCATCCTCTGGTGCTTGTAATACCGTAGCTTCGAGAATTCCAATTTCAGATGTAAGTTGGACAACTCAAATCTCAAAACCTAGTCTAGCATAAAAATGGCTACCTTTATCTGGGTGCCAAAACACCATCCTTTCTTTCGAATCCATGTGctcgaaaaaaatgagtttgagaaaacatttttgtattttgtgaTTATTATGACACTCTTCCAGATAGTCTTTATTTGACAAGGTCTTATGTTGATAGATCCATTTTACATCTTTCCCAAACCCAATGCCAAGGTAAATCGATTTGTATGTTTGCGGTGATTAATAAGGAAAAATCGCTGTCCTGACAAGTTTCAATGGATGGAGCTTTGGATTAAAAGATTCTGTGTAAAATGTGTCTACATTCAGGGCCCATAAGTCATAATGCAACCAAATGAATATCTGCATAAATAATTGATCTTGACCTTGAGTTTCTAATCTAAATTTGCATTTAACCCAAAATGGTCATAAAATTGGCTAAAAACGAATTTTGATACTACAGGAGTCTACCATGAACCATGTCGTCCGATTAAATTTCAGTAGAGTTTGAGACGTGGTTTCCATGGGATGTATTGTTAAACGGATGTGGACAGATTGGACAAACAGGAAATACCACAACCAGAATCTAGAACTGCTCACAATGCGGCAGTTTCAAATGGAAAGATCAAATTGTACAACGAATGACTACAAACCAATCACTGTTGTAAGAAGTCTAGCTTATTTTAGGCATTGAGATCAAATCTCTCTATCGTAAAGCGTGTTGCCAATGTTAATACTATCAATACGTCAATTTGTTCGGATATACCAAATTAAAGGGAAAAAGCGTTCCAGAAAAAACTAAACTTGGCCCCAACTTTCAAATGAGGCaagcaaagttttgaatttgatgcaaatttaaTTGATACAAAGTTATCTTATTTTGTTATCTTTCACACTTAAAATAAGTTTTcctttgatatttgatatcaATTATTGAGATGATTATTCATCCTTTTGGTCACAGAAGTATTGTATATTATGGAAATGGTGAAGAAACTCGCCGCAAACATTGCAGGTACAATCTTTAGTTGGTATCTTTAGTTTAGTTAATATGGAGCTATTCTTATTTCACGAAGCGATGAAGGTCACAGTACTAAACTTATCATTAGATTGCTATCGTTTTAGCAATTTTTTCGATCAGTAataaaaaactggaaaaaaattgggacaatATTGCAACAGCACTTCAAATATTAAAATACAAGCAAGACTTCTTTTTACTGTCAAAGTTGACAACTATCGATACAATTTAGTTAATGCGATGAAAATTGCACCTTTCAACCTATCCAGTTTAGCCATAATGTGCATCTTCTCTTCATGGCTGGCATTGCTTTGCTCTTGCCTTTTAAATCGACAAAGCCATAAATAATAACGTTATGAACTAAGAAACCTAATGATCCCCGCCATTAACTCGTCTCAAAATACTAGACAAAACCATTGTCAAAGTGTGGAAATTGATCTGTTTTAAGACTCACCCCTTTTCGTCCAGTAACAAATGTCGCAATTTCATGATCATTTCCTGCCAATTATGTGTGTCTTGTGaatagaaaattgaaatcctcggcaaaactttccaaaacatacgGAGATAAGGGCCTCTGTGTTTCAAGAGAGGtagcgccaaatttgaatcggcGGCGTCATGTGATAACACGAGGAAAAATGTTTCGGGCCATACATACATTGCACTTCCATGTGCTCTACGAAGCTGAAAGTGGTTGAGTGGGGAACAAGAATCATGCACGTTGCACAACAGGCAACTATTAAGCAGCATGCTGCTTTTCGACAACTTCTAAGACAATCAGAGGATCTCAGAGAGAGTGAGAGTTTCTTATCCCCTTCAAAATCGATGCTGATTCAACGAGATAACTTCAATCCGGTCTGAATGGCTCGTAATGAAGTATTGCATCTTAATTCATCCCGTCAATGAAGTATTAGAGGAGATTTCCTCCCAGAAATGCAAGCCTCTTCCCTGTCCAGCCTCGGGAATTTCTTCTTTGAGCCAAAGCAAACCATGTTGGGAGTCATCTGGTACGCTTTCATCTCTTTCCAACAGACCTTGGTTTTACCACATCTTGGCAATCATTTCATGGCTATGAAGCATTTGAAAGCATTGAATCAAAATCCGGGCGTCGAACGTCCCATCGATCAAGGGCTCAAAAGAAACTGATTTGGGCTGTATTTTATTGAAGTAAACCATGTTGGATTTCTATTTATGTCAGGGAGACCCTTAGTTTTTTTTACCACGTCTTACCGATCACTTCATGGCTATTAAGGCATTTGAAAGCATAGAATCAAAATCCCTGGGTCGAACGGCCCATCTATCCAGGGCTCAAAAGAAGCTGATTTGGGCCATGTGATATAATAGCAAACCATGCTGGATTTCTATTAGTGTCCGGGAGAACCTCGGATTAGCTAGTCCCTTTCAGCCGTGAACACGTTGCCGCTATTTGTCATAAAACCAAAACCCAAAGCTAATGACCACGCTTAGGATGGTATCATCGTGTTCCTGACAAAATAGGCCATGGGATTAGCGGTTTTGGGATTCAGAGACGAGTTTTGTGCTCGAAAGATCGCGGCAACCCGTGCCAAACACGCGGGACTAAAATATGGGAAGCAAACGAGCAAGCGAACTGCTGGAGGAAAGCCAATTCCCGATGACCGAATAACAAGCATAGATGGGcattgttgatgttgatttAAAGATCCTGAAATAATCTTCTGATTAAGGCATCCATTTAAATATTAGAATGATGGCATTGTATATATCGATGTGGCCGAGGCAATAGACAAAGGGAAATTGATATTAACCCGTGAACATATCAAAAAGCGCAAattgatttttgtctttgtctttCGGGCAACGCATCATTTTTGCCTAGGTAATTAACCAATGGATTAATAGAGTTACTTGAATCTCAACTTATCACTCATAGATTCCCTTCCTTCCAACATGAAGCAATTCcagttcatttcatttcacctCAGATTAATAATTGCATCATAATCGCTTCCGAGCGTGAACTCATCTGAGCCCACCTTTGGCTGGATGGCCAGAGATGGACAGACGCTACCATCTCTACCACGACCAAGTTACTGTTAGATCGAGTGTCCGACCAACGCCACTTCACTCGAGGTTCAATGGATGGACAAGATTCGTGCGTACGTAAGAGGATTTCGAACCGCGAACGCTGCCCCGCAACGCCTGTTGGCCTGGGGAAAACGCCACGGGAAACGCCAAGGAATGAACGAACGACACAAGATCGAAGAAGTAGAAGACAGAGGGAGAGACTCGCCCGAAGAGCTCACGGACGAAAGAAAACGGCATCGTATCACAAAAATTAAGACGGTCTGAATCATAAGAGAACGAgcagaagaaggagaaggaggagagcCGGGGGAAATCCGACTACGTACAAATGATTCTTGGTAGACCCTAGTGTCTGCAGCACCACTTACACACTTTGGTCTTGGTTTCTTCTTTGACTCCCTGTGAGCGTGGTTCGTTCTCTTGGCTTTGATTCTCGAGCCCGCTTCTGCGTGCTGATATCATCGTATGTGTGATATTTTCGGCACCATATGTGAAATATACGAGCGACACACGGAGAGACACGGAAAGTAAGTGGgaaacacacactcacacacacacatacacacatacacaacCGCAGATACAGAAGGAGACCATTATGATCAAAGGTGCTACACTAGAGAGTGAATTGAAAGTGAGCACGACTGACCGGTGAACACTGA from Tigriopus californicus strain San Diego chromosome 5, Tcal_SD_v2.1, whole genome shotgun sequence carries:
- the LOC131880355 gene encoding ATP-dependent RNA helicase DDX18-like produces the protein MALPDKILKRKLQKKEKQKLKVLKQREAQPAVQPVAQLAVSTVNEDDSDSEMEELDPQGAAVVNGGPKRQHPTAEPPASPLKKKSKKDQKATTNGQPTSVHAKLADSAETAPPLETPDEAPDHEKLPGTKLGILSDTSFASLTDHVSEATLKGVEEMGFTHMTAIQAKTIPHLLEGRDLVGAAKTGSGKTLSFLIPAVELINKLKFMPRNGTGVVIISPTRELSMQTFGVLRELLKHHYHTYGLIMGGANRNAEAQKLEKGINILVATPGRLLDHLQNTKNFMVKNLQCLIIDEADRILDVGFEEEMKKIIRLLPKKRQTMLFSATTTKKTEDLIKVALKKEPIYIGLEDRAADGAATVMGLEQGYVICPSEKRLLLLFTFLKKNRKKKVMVFFSSCMSVKYHNELFNYIDLPVMCIHGKQKQTKRTTTFFQFCNADTGILLCTDVAARGLDIPDVDWIVQFDPPDDPKEYIHRVGRTARGEGGKGHALLILRPEELGFLRYLKQANVPLNEFEFSWSKVSNIQPQLEKLVAKNYFLNLSAKEAFKAYVRAYESHSLKQIFDVHTLDLKAVGNSFGFVTPPHIDLGLSLANRNRARKSEGRGGHGGGKKDHKTKIFRQGMPNKKFVR